In one window of Paracoccus saliphilus DNA:
- a CDS encoding ABC transporter substrate-binding protein, with protein sequence MFKGIIGLLAGVWLIATPAPAQEQPEPTVIGAAVLRVDDPGLPPISRLELPVEDLGFAGARLAIEDNDTTGQFMGQDFEAEEVAATPETASDELERLIGEGVVFIVILADDPIMLALADQAGDRAMLFNAAARGDNLRGEDCRANTIHVAPSYAMLADGLAQFLMWKDWSRWFLIEGSHPEDTAFAAALKRSAVKFGARIVEERVYEDTGGARRTDSGHVQVQKQMPVFTQRASDHDVVVAADETDVFAAYLPYQTWEPRPITGSAGLVPRTWHPAMEAWGASQFQNRFEELANRPMREEDYQTWLALRMIGEAATRSQSADPEELKEFMLSENFEVAGFKGQKLTMRDWDHQLRQPILLTTGLLMASVSPQEQYLHRVSQLDTLGIDRPETECEF encoded by the coding sequence ATGTTCAAGGGAATCATAGGACTTTTGGCTGGTGTCTGGCTGATCGCCACCCCGGCCCCGGCGCAGGAACAGCCAGAGCCGACAGTGATCGGCGCTGCGGTTCTTCGTGTGGACGATCCCGGCCTGCCGCCGATATCCCGACTGGAACTGCCGGTGGAGGATCTGGGCTTCGCCGGCGCACGGCTTGCGATCGAGGACAACGATACGACCGGGCAGTTCATGGGACAGGATTTCGAGGCCGAAGAGGTTGCCGCGACGCCCGAGACCGCGTCGGATGAACTGGAACGCCTGATAGGCGAGGGCGTCGTTTTCATCGTGATCCTGGCCGATGACCCGATCATGCTGGCGCTTGCCGATCAGGCGGGTGACCGGGCGATGCTGTTCAATGCTGCTGCTCGCGGTGACAATTTGCGGGGCGAGGATTGCAGGGCGAACACCATTCATGTCGCGCCCAGCTATGCGATGCTGGCGGATGGTTTGGCCCAATTCCTGATGTGGAAAGACTGGTCTCGCTGGTTCCTGATCGAAGGCAGTCACCCCGAGGACACGGCCTTCGCCGCTGCCCTCAAGCGATCCGCCGTGAAATTCGGAGCCCGGATTGTCGAAGAACGCGTTTATGAGGATACCGGCGGTGCCCGTCGCACCGATTCCGGCCATGTGCAGGTACAAAAGCAGATGCCGGTCTTTACCCAACGCGCCTCTGATCATGACGTGGTCGTGGCCGCCGACGAGACGGATGTCTTTGCCGCCTATTTGCCGTATCAGACATGGGAGCCGCGCCCCATAACAGGTTCGGCCGGGTTGGTGCCACGCACATGGCATCCGGCGATGGAGGCTTGGGGTGCCAGTCAATTCCAGAACCGATTTGAAGAGTTGGCGAACCGTCCGATGCGGGAAGAGGATTACCAGACATGGCTGGCACTGCGCATGATTGGCGAAGCTGCGACGCGCAGCCAGTCCGCCGATCCAGAGGAACTGAAGGAGTTCATGCTGTCCGAGAATTTCGAGGTGGCAGGCTTCAAGGGTCAAAAGCTGACCATGCGTGACTGGGACCATCAACTTCGTCAGCCGATCTTGCTGACCACGGGACTTCTGATGGCGTCTGTCAGCCCGCAGGAGCAATATCTGCATCGGGTCAGCCAGCTTGACACCCTGGGAATCGATCGCCCCGAAACCGAATGCGAATTCTGA
- a CDS encoding YVTN family beta-propeller repeat protein, which translates to MKHILTLVLCLAATPVLANRVFVTNEKGNDVTVLDSKTLEVIGAYPVGNRPRGITISPDGKELYVCASDDDLVRVFDPETMEELHTLPSGPDPELFVLHPSGNPLYIANEDDNLVTVVDTETHQVLAEIPVGVEPEGMGVSPDGKVVINTSETTNMAHFIDSETFEIFANVLVDSRPRFAEYNHDGSKLYVSSEIGGTVSVIDPATQEIVHKINFEIAGVLPEAIQPVGVRVTSDGKKVFVALGPSNRVAVIDGETDEVLDYLLVGQRVWQMAFTPDEKYLFTTNGNSNDVSVIDVEGNEVVKSVPVGQQPWGVVVAPE; encoded by the coding sequence ATGAAACATATCCTGACCCTTGTCCTGTGCCTTGCCGCCACGCCCGTGCTGGCCAATCGTGTCTTTGTGACCAACGAGAAAGGCAATGACGTCACCGTTCTGGACAGCAAAACGCTGGAAGTGATTGGTGCCTATCCAGTTGGCAACCGTCCGCGCGGCATCACTATCAGCCCCGATGGCAAGGAGCTTTATGTCTGCGCATCGGATGATGACCTGGTGCGGGTATTTGATCCTGAAACAATGGAAGAGCTGCATACACTGCCATCCGGCCCCGACCCGGAGTTGTTCGTGCTGCATCCGTCGGGCAATCCGCTCTATATCGCCAATGAGGACGACAACCTGGTGACCGTGGTGGATACGGAAACCCACCAGGTTCTGGCCGAGATCCCCGTGGGGGTAGAGCCAGAGGGTATGGGGGTCAGCCCAGATGGCAAGGTGGTCATCAACACTTCGGAAACCACCAATATGGCACATTTCATCGACAGTGAAACCTTCGAGATCTTTGCCAATGTGCTGGTCGATTCCCGTCCGCGCTTTGCCGAATACAACCACGATGGCAGCAAGCTTTACGTCAGTTCCGAGATTGGCGGAACGGTCAGTGTGATCGATCCGGCGACGCAAGAAATCGTCCACAAGATCAACTTCGAGATTGCCGGTGTCCTGCCCGAGGCCATCCAACCCGTGGGGGTTCGTGTGACTTCGGACGGCAAGAAGGTGTTCGTGGCCCTCGGCCCCTCGAACCGCGTCGCCGTTATCGATGGAGAAACGGACGAGGTGCTTGATTATCTTCTGGTCGGACAGCGTGTCTGGCAGATGGCCTTCACTCCGGACGAGAAATATCTATTCACCACGAATGGTAATTCGAACGACGTCTCGGTGATCGATGTCGAGGGCAACGAAGTGGTGAAATCCGTACCCGTGGGCCAACAGCCATGGGGTGTTGTCGTCGCACCGGAGTGA
- a CDS encoding ABC transporter ATP-binding protein: MTTALEIDQVSHSFGRIEALKDVTLTVPRGGFTALLGVNGAGKTTLFSLITRLYNNSSGSIRVAGYDLRRQPAQALARLGVVFQSRALDADLTVRQNLAYHASLHGISRRDSAARIEDVLAQVGLSEKSGDRVSALSGGQQRRAEIARALIHSPDILLLDEATVGLDVKSRAEVLDLTRRLIAENGVSALWATHIMDEIQPADDLVILHQGQVLRQGRASEIASGQGLTQAFLDLTGVAV, encoded by the coding sequence GTGACAACCGCACTGGAAATAGATCAGGTCAGCCACAGTTTCGGACGCATCGAGGCGCTGAAGGATGTAACGCTGACCGTGCCACGCGGCGGGTTCACGGCGCTTCTGGGGGTGAACGGGGCGGGCAAGACAACGCTATTTTCGTTGATTACCCGGCTTTACAACAACAGTTCGGGCAGTATCCGGGTCGCGGGCTATGATCTGCGTCGTCAGCCTGCGCAGGCACTGGCCCGCTTAGGCGTAGTTTTTCAAAGCCGCGCCCTGGATGCCGATCTGACTGTGCGCCAGAATCTTGCCTATCACGCCAGTCTGCACGGCATCTCTCGCCGGGATTCAGCTGCGCGGATCGAAGATGTGTTGGCGCAGGTCGGGCTAAGCGAGAAATCGGGTGATCGCGTCTCGGCTCTTTCGGGTGGGCAACAGCGCCGGGCCGAGATCGCCCGTGCCCTGATCCACAGCCCCGACATCCTGCTTCTAGACGAGGCGACCGTGGGGCTGGATGTGAAATCACGCGCCGAGGTATTGGACCTGACCCGACGGCTGATCGCTGAAAATGGGGTTTCGGCTCTTTGGGCCACCCACATCATGGACGAGATCCAGCCCGCCGACGACCTCGTGATTCTGCATCAGGGGCAGGTGTTGCGGCAGGGGCGGGCGTCGGAGATCGCTTCAGGGCAGGGGCTGACCCAGGCATTTCTGGACCTGACGGGGGTTGCGGTATGA
- a CDS encoding ABC transporter permease: MSDIAFPSRAWITAFLGIAHRETLRFVNQRGRFLAALVRPLVWLFIFAAGFRAVLGLSITEPYQTYVLYEVYVTPGLCAMIQLFNGMQSSLSMVYDRETGAMRTLLVSPFPRWFLLGSKLVAGVVVSIIQVYTFLAIAWFWGVRPPALGYLAVLPAMILSGLMLGAMGLFLSSAIRQLENFAGVMNFVIFPMFFASSALYPLWRMQESSTLLHDICAANPFTHAVELIRFGLYMQVNWLSLAVVLGCLAGFFGAAVFMYDPAKGLWARRKGVA, from the coding sequence ATGAGCGATATCGCCTTCCCCTCGCGCGCCTGGATAACGGCGTTTCTCGGGATCGCTCACCGTGAGACTTTGCGCTTCGTCAATCAGCGCGGCCGGTTTCTTGCCGCGCTGGTCCGCCCGCTGGTCTGGTTGTTCATCTTCGCTGCTGGTTTCCGTGCGGTCCTAGGGCTGTCGATTACCGAACCCTACCAGACCTATGTCTTGTACGAAGTCTATGTGACGCCCGGCCTTTGCGCGATGATCCAGCTTTTTAACGGCATGCAGTCCTCGCTCTCGATGGTTTACGACCGTGAAACAGGGGCCATGAGAACGCTTCTGGTAAGTCCCTTCCCACGCTGGTTCCTGTTGGGGTCCAAGCTTGTGGCCGGGGTCGTCGTGTCGATCATTCAGGTCTATACCTTTCTTGCAATCGCTTGGTTCTGGGGTGTGCGTCCGCCTGCCCTGGGCTACCTGGCCGTCCTGCCCGCGATGATCCTGTCAGGACTCATGCTTGGCGCGATGGGACTGTTCCTGTCCTCGGCCATCAGGCAACTGGAAAACTTTGCGGGAGTTATGAATTTCGTCATCTTCCCGATGTTTTTCGCCTCTTCCGCGCTCTATCCGCTCTGGCGGATGCAGGAAAGTTCGACGCTTTTGCATGATATCTGCGCCGCGAATCCGTTCACCCATGCCGTCGAACTGATCCGTTTCGGACTCTACATGCAGGTGAATTGGCTATCCCTGGCAGTGGTCCTAGGCTGTTTGGCGGGGTTCTTCGGGGCAGCCGTGTTCATGTATGATCCGGCCAAGGGTCTATGGGCCCGAAGAAAGGGAGTGGCATGA
- a CDS encoding enoyl-CoA hydratase: MAYETIIVEIEDEIALIRLNRPEARNALNSQLLDELSEALTKADRNDKVRCIVLTGSEKAFAAGADIKEMSEKTFVEAYGEDLFGEKIDAIQRVRKPIIAAVSGYALGGGCELAMICDFIICAENAKFGQPEINLGVVAGIGGTQRLTRFVGKAKAMDMNLTGRFMDAAEAERSGLVSRVVPTPKLIPEAMAAAHKIAEKSAVTIKAVKESVNRSYETTLREGLLFERRTFHSMFATEDQKEGMAAFMEKREAQFRDK, encoded by the coding sequence ATGGCTTACGAAACGATTATCGTGGAAATCGAGGACGAGATTGCCCTGATTCGGCTCAATCGTCCCGAGGCTCGCAATGCGCTTAACAGTCAGCTGCTTGACGAGCTGTCCGAGGCGCTGACCAAGGCCGACCGAAACGACAAGGTGCGCTGCATCGTGCTGACCGGCAGTGAAAAGGCTTTCGCTGCCGGCGCCGATATCAAGGAAATGTCCGAGAAAACCTTTGTCGAAGCCTATGGCGAAGATCTCTTTGGCGAAAAGATCGATGCGATTCAGCGTGTGCGCAAACCGATCATCGCTGCAGTCAGTGGATACGCCTTGGGCGGTGGCTGCGAATTGGCCATGATCTGTGACTTCATCATCTGTGCCGAGAACGCCAAGTTCGGGCAGCCGGAGATCAATCTCGGTGTTGTCGCGGGAATCGGCGGCACTCAAAGGCTGACCCGATTCGTTGGCAAGGCCAAGGCGATGGATATGAACTTGACCGGGCGTTTCATGGATGCCGCCGAGGCCGAACGTTCCGGCCTTGTCAGCCGCGTCGTGCCGACGCCGAAACTGATTCCCGAGGCCATGGCGGCGGCGCATAAGATTGCCGAGAAATCTGCCGTCACGATCAAAGCCGTCAAGGAATCGGTCAATCGGTCTTATGAAACCACGTTGCGCGAAGGGCTCTTGTTCGAGCGCCGCACTTTCCATTCGATGTTCGCGACCGAAGATCAGAAAGAGGGCATGGCCGCCTTCATGGAAAAACGCGAAGCGCAATTCCGCGACAAATAA
- the rpsT gene encoding 30S ribosomal protein S20 translates to MANTPQSKKRARQTLRSTEVNKARRSRIRTFVRKVEEAIATGNAEGAREALKTAQPELMRGVTKGVYHKNTASRKMSRLSARVKALSAA, encoded by the coding sequence ATGGCCAATACGCCCCAATCCAAAAAGCGCGCACGCCAGACCCTGCGCAGCACCGAGGTCAACAAAGCCCGCCGGTCGCGCATTCGTACTTTTGTGCGCAAGGTCGAAGAGGCAATTGCCACTGGCAATGCCGAAGGCGCTCGCGAAGCCCTGAAAACCGCTCAGCCTGAACTGATGCGGGGTGTCACCAAGGGTGTCTACCACAAGAATACTGCATCGCGGAAAATGTCGCGCTTGTCAGCCCGTGTGAAGGCGCTTTCTGCTGCCTGA